In the genome of Balneola sp., one region contains:
- a CDS encoding PAS domain S-box protein codes for MKFFEEIVDQAGDIIFFCDMEGNCTFVNAFTERLIGMSKKEIVGRHFTDFVAEEAKEEVAKHYIGLLSTRFENDYYEFPVITSTGNVLWVGQSTNLRLDSNGQPIGFFAIARPITKLKSVQHSLSESEAKVRSIIDSALDAVIVINENGIITEWNKQAEHTFGWSKERAQGMRLSETIIPPEYREAHERGMKHFLKTGEGPVLNQRIEITAMHASGRVFPVELTIIPNQIDGVYFFSSFVRDITEAKKSERLLKAINNLAISLLGKTSLDEIAWEITKNTTEQLGFDDCVVYILDEDKQELYQLAAYGDSKSEDGKILNPITIPVGKGIVGRVAKIGAPIIIDDTSKEPDYIVDDETRYSELTVPIIEGDKVIGVIDSEHEEKGFYTEEHLQTLTTVANLVSAQLNTAIVNNQKLKAEQSLRESEERWQKLVENQPEAIQITEEGKVVYLNQAGIELYEATSMEQVMGENLLELAGNTLRSMFEKRLEQLRKGEKVPPIEFEINTYKGNTKIIEATSSPVTYNGKWAIQTIARDITEKKEAEERKEKLLADLKVANDKLNEFAHVVSHDLKAPLRAISSLSEWVVEDYRDSLDEEGKQTLEMIIENVEKMDALIEGILTYSTSTSKKEELETIDLNELLSEVVSRLHVPEHIKLEVQKEFPEVQFSRVQLGQVIQNLVSNAIKFMDKKEGSIRIGFEEQKEKWLCFVSDNGPGIDQEIGNDVFNLFSTFHDSKEGSTGIGLSIIKKIMENHHEDVWFESTTGQGTTFYFTIGKFNNNERSEISITARG; via the coding sequence ATGAAGTTCTTCGAGGAAATAGTAGATCAGGCAGGGGATATCATCTTCTTTTGTGACATGGAAGGTAATTGCACCTTTGTTAATGCTTTTACTGAGCGTCTAATTGGCATGTCCAAAAAAGAGATTGTAGGCCGGCATTTTACCGACTTTGTGGCTGAAGAAGCCAAAGAGGAAGTAGCCAAACACTATATCGGGTTGTTGAGTACCCGCTTCGAAAACGATTACTATGAGTTCCCTGTCATAACCAGTACAGGCAATGTACTATGGGTTGGACAGTCAACCAATTTGCGGTTAGACTCTAATGGGCAACCCATCGGCTTTTTTGCCATTGCACGACCTATCACCAAGTTGAAATCCGTTCAGCATTCTTTGTCAGAAAGTGAAGCCAAAGTGCGCTCTATTATTGATTCTGCCTTGGATGCTGTAATTGTGATTAATGAAAACGGAATTATTACTGAGTGGAATAAACAGGCAGAACACACCTTTGGATGGAGTAAGGAACGAGCCCAGGGAATGCGCCTTTCCGAAACCATCATTCCTCCTGAATACCGGGAAGCTCATGAACGTGGAATGAAGCATTTCCTTAAAACCGGTGAGGGTCCTGTACTAAATCAAAGGATAGAGATTACAGCGATGCATGCATCAGGAAGAGTATTTCCTGTAGAGTTGACCATTATCCCTAACCAGATTGATGGAGTCTATTTCTTTAGTTCTTTTGTAAGGGATATTACCGAGGCAAAGAAATCGGAGCGACTACTAAAGGCTATTAATAACCTTGCCATATCATTGTTGGGCAAAACCAGTCTTGATGAAATTGCCTGGGAAATCACCAAAAATACTACCGAACAATTAGGCTTTGATGATTGTGTAGTTTATATCCTGGATGAAGACAAGCAGGAACTATATCAGTTAGCAGCTTATGGTGACAGTAAATCTGAAGATGGAAAAATCCTGAATCCCATTACCATTCCAGTGGGAAAAGGTATCGTTGGGCGAGTGGCTAAGATAGGTGCTCCTATCATAATAGATGACACCTCAAAAGAACCCGATTATATTGTAGATGATGAGACCCGGTATTCAGAGCTTACCGTACCCATTATTGAAGGAGATAAAGTAATAGGTGTGATTGATTCTGAGCATGAAGAAAAAGGATTCTATACCGAAGAGCATCTTCAGACGCTTACTACGGTGGCTAATTTGGTATCAGCTCAGTTGAATACGGCTATAGTCAATAACCAAAAACTTAAGGCGGAACAGTCGTTAAGGGAGAGTGAAGAGCGCTGGCAGAAGCTGGTTGAAAACCAACCGGAAGCGATTCAAATCACAGAAGAAGGGAAGGTAGTGTATCTTAATCAAGCTGGTATAGAGCTCTATGAAGCAACTTCTATGGAGCAGGTAATGGGAGAAAACCTCCTAGAGCTTGCTGGAAATACTCTGCGCTCTATGTTTGAGAAACGACTTGAACAGCTCAGAAAAGGAGAAAAAGTTCCCCCTATAGAATTTGAGATCAATACTTATAAGGGTAATACCAAAATTATTGAGGCTACTTCTTCGCCGGTTACCTATAATGGTAAATGGGCCATACAAACCATTGCACGGGACATCACAGAAAAGAAAGAAGCGGAAGAGCGCAAAGAAAAACTGTTAGCCGATCTGAAAGTAGCTAATGATAAGCTCAATGAGTTTGCCCATGTGGTTTCTCATGATCTTAAAGCTCCACTACGTGCCATCAGTTCATTAAGTGAATGGGTAGTTGAAGATTATAGAGATTCATTAGATGAAGAAGGGAAGCAGACATTGGAAATGATTATTGAAAACGTGGAGAAAATGGATGCACTTATTGAGGGCATTCTTACCTATTCCACATCTACATCCAAAAAGGAAGAGCTTGAGACCATTGATTTAAACGAACTGCTTAGTGAGGTAGTGAGCCGATTACATGTTCCAGAGCATATAAAACTGGAGGTTCAAAAAGAATTCCCGGAAGTACAGTTCAGCAGGGTGCAGTTAGGTCAGGTAATTCAAAACCTGGTAAGTAATGCCATCAAGTTCATGGACAAAAAAGAGGGATCGATTCGAATTGGATTTGAGGAACAGAAAGAGAAATGGTTGTGTTTTGTATCTGATAATGGTCCTGGTATTGATCAGGAAATCGGCAACGATGTCTTCAACCTTTTTTCTACCTTCCATGATAGCAAGGAAGGTTCCACGGGTATTGGGCTTTCTATTATTAAGAAGATTATGGAGAACCATCATGAAGATGTTTGGTTCGAAAGTACCACAGGGCAGGGTACCACCTTTTATTTTACCATAGGGAAATTTAACAACAATGAAAGATCAGAAATCAGTATTACTGCTCGAGGATAA
- a CDS encoding response regulator — protein MKDQKSVLLLEDNELEIKKVERAFSKLGITNALISKQNGKEGLKWLSENSTNLPGLILLDLNMPVMDGFEFLEEIKKDDEFKKIPVVIMTTSKHPSDKLKGFERQAAGYMVKPVRYSDFVDMLSTLKHYWSTSESAY, from the coding sequence ATGAAAGATCAGAAATCAGTATTACTGCTCGAGGATAACGAGCTGGAAATAAAGAAAGTAGAGCGTGCTTTTTCAAAGCTTGGGATCACGAATGCGTTGATTTCGAAGCAAAATGGAAAAGAAGGTTTAAAGTGGCTTTCAGAAAATAGCACTAACCTTCCCGGGTTGATTCTTCTTGATCTAAATATGCCCGTAATGGATGGTTTTGAGTTCCTTGAGGAAATAAAAAAGGATGATGAGTTTAAAAAGATCCCTGTGGTAATAATGACAACGTCCAAACATCCTTCTGATAAACTCAAAGGTTTTGAGAGACAAGCGGCCGGTTATATGGTTAAACCAGTACGATATAGTGATTTTGTGGATATGCTCTCTACATTGAAGCACTATTGGTCTACCAGCGAAAGTGCTTATTAA
- the dnaB gene encoding replicative DNA helicase, whose product MAKKNGTSFKDQQKVLEQEGRVPPQAVEVEEAVLGAMLIEHGAATIALQMLKADDFYKPANRHIYETLSQLYERDNPLDLLTVENELRDKGLLDTVGGLTYLSDLTRSVSSAANIEYHAQIITEKAIKRNLILASTDVIKESYDSTTDAYDVLDEAEQKIFDLANQKSRSTAKPVADILKDTLAYLEDMRGKKYGITGVPSGLSVDQMTAGWQNGDLIIIAARPSMGKTAFVLTAARNAAMHPDENLRAPVAIFSLEMSNQSLVQRLLTMEARVRADEARKGTLNDDSFKSLIEAAGRLFTADLFIDDTPAITLMELRTKCRRLKTEHDIGLVVVDYLQLMQGSAKDSGSREQEIASISRGLKSLAKELDVPVIALSQLSRAVEQRGGDKRPQLSDLRESGSIEQDADVVMFLYRPEYYGITTTAEGQSTAGLAEVIIGKQRNGPVGSKMQYFVKDYARFENLSSAADNPSLPGGVSQDMLEANFTPTDAPILPHNPAPDDEDAPF is encoded by the coding sequence GTGGCAAAAAAGAACGGAACATCATTCAAAGATCAACAGAAAGTACTAGAACAGGAAGGCAGAGTCCCACCTCAGGCAGTTGAAGTTGAAGAAGCAGTATTAGGAGCAATGCTCATTGAACATGGCGCTGCTACTATTGCATTACAAATGCTTAAAGCCGATGACTTCTACAAACCAGCCAACCGCCATATCTACGAAACATTATCCCAGCTTTACGAACGGGATAATCCATTAGATTTACTTACTGTTGAAAATGAACTTCGCGATAAGGGATTACTAGATACTGTAGGTGGACTTACCTATCTGTCTGATTTAACTCGTTCAGTAAGTTCTGCGGCTAATATTGAGTATCATGCCCAAATAATTACTGAAAAAGCAATTAAGAGAAACCTGATCCTCGCCTCTACTGATGTGATCAAAGAGTCTTATGATTCTACTACCGATGCCTATGATGTATTAGATGAAGCGGAACAAAAGATCTTCGATCTGGCCAACCAAAAAAGCCGAAGTACTGCTAAACCTGTAGCGGATATTCTTAAAGATACCCTAGCCTATCTCGAAGATATGCGAGGCAAAAAATATGGGATTACAGGTGTTCCTTCTGGTTTATCGGTAGATCAAATGACAGCTGGATGGCAAAACGGAGATTTGATAATCATTGCTGCCCGACCATCTATGGGTAAAACGGCTTTTGTACTTACTGCAGCCAGAAATGCAGCAATGCATCCCGATGAGAATCTCCGCGCCCCTGTGGCCATTTTTTCTCTTGAGATGTCCAATCAGTCGCTTGTACAACGTTTGCTAACCATGGAAGCTCGTGTACGTGCTGATGAAGCGCGTAAAGGAACCTTAAACGACGATAGTTTTAAAAGCCTTATTGAGGCTGCCGGACGCCTTTTTACCGCTGACTTATTCATTGACGATACTCCCGCAATTACTCTGATGGAACTTCGCACCAAATGCCGAAGACTTAAAACAGAGCATGACATTGGGTTGGTTGTTGTCGATTACCTTCAATTGATGCAAGGCTCTGCAAAGGATAGCGGAAGCCGTGAACAAGAAATTGCCTCCATCTCTCGAGGTCTTAAGTCACTCGCAAAAGAACTGGATGTACCTGTGATCGCTCTTTCCCAGCTAAGTCGTGCTGTGGAGCAACGCGGGGGTGATAAACGACCACAGCTTAGTGATTTACGGGAATCAGGTTCAATCGAGCAAGATGCAGATGTGGTCATGTTTTTATATCGTCCTGAATACTATGGGATCACCACCACAGCTGAAGGACAATCAACAGCAGGTTTGGCTGAGGTAATTATCGGAAAGCAAAGAAATGGTCCGGTTGGAAGTAAGATGCAATACTTTGTGAAGGATTATGCCCGTTTTGAGAATCTATCCTCAGCCGCAGACAATCCAAGTTTACCTGGCGGCGTTTCACAGGATATGCTTGAAGCAAACTTCACTCCTACTGATGCTCCTATCTTACCACATAACCCAGCTCCTGATGACGAAGACGCTCCTTTTTAG
- the mtaB gene encoding tRNA (N(6)-L-threonylcarbamoyladenosine(37)-C(2))-methylthiotransferase MtaB, producing the protein MKKVAFETLGCKLNFSETSSMRRDFENDGYELGNFQDKADIYVINTCSVTMDANSACRKTVRQALKRNPNAFVAVVGCYAQLEPDEIAEIDGVDVVLGAKDKFHLLDLFDEFVKQEKTLIYKSDVNEAVDFHHAFSSDDRTRAFLKVQDGCNYKCSFCTIPLARGASRSPKISTVVRNAQLLVEEGFKEIIITGVNSGDFGYDTDEDFFQLLQALDKIDGIERLRVSSIEPNLLHEEIIHFASESTKLQPHFHIPLQSGSDEMLKTMRRRYRTDLYRGRVELIKKLMPDACIGVDVITGHPGETEALFQESFDFIDSLDVSYLHVFTYSERPNTYALSLSPVTPKQERKKRTHLLRRLSAKKRFHFDANFEGQTRPVLFEEAEKEGLIFGWSDNYVRIALPFNPRLVNTIQDITFDSYAHDGYYLGQLNEAVLEEEKAIAEIIG; encoded by the coding sequence ATGAAAAAAGTAGCATTTGAAACATTAGGGTGTAAGCTCAACTTCTCTGAAACTTCTTCTATGCGGAGGGATTTTGAGAATGATGGGTACGAGCTTGGGAATTTCCAGGATAAGGCCGATATCTATGTGATAAATACCTGCTCGGTTACTATGGATGCAAATAGCGCCTGCCGGAAAACCGTACGCCAGGCCCTTAAGCGAAATCCAAATGCCTTTGTGGCGGTTGTTGGATGCTATGCCCAGTTAGAACCTGATGAAATCGCCGAGATTGACGGTGTGGATGTGGTATTAGGTGCCAAAGATAAGTTCCACTTACTTGATCTCTTCGATGAGTTCGTGAAGCAGGAGAAGACACTCATTTATAAATCGGATGTGAACGAGGCAGTAGACTTCCACCATGCTTTCTCCTCCGATGATCGTACCAGGGCCTTCCTTAAAGTTCAGGATGGCTGCAATTATAAATGTTCTTTCTGCACCATTCCCCTGGCTCGAGGAGCAAGCAGAAGCCCAAAAATATCTACAGTAGTGCGGAATGCTCAATTACTGGTTGAGGAAGGCTTCAAAGAAATTATCATAACTGGTGTAAACTCTGGGGATTTCGGATACGATACTGATGAAGACTTCTTCCAATTGCTCCAAGCATTGGATAAGATAGACGGCATCGAACGCCTAAGGGTCTCCTCTATTGAGCCCAATCTTCTGCACGAAGAAATTATCCACTTCGCTTCAGAATCAACCAAATTACAGCCCCACTTCCATATTCCATTACAAAGTGGCTCGGATGAGATGCTGAAAACCATGCGGCGAAGATACCGCACCGATCTATACAGAGGCCGAGTGGAGTTGATTAAAAAGCTAATGCCTGATGCCTGTATTGGTGTGGATGTGATTACGGGTCACCCAGGAGAAACCGAGGCTTTGTTCCAGGAATCCTTCGATTTCATTGATTCCCTGGATGTTTCCTACCTGCATGTATTCACATATTCTGAGCGACCAAACACCTATGCCCTTTCACTTTCACCAGTAACCCCAAAACAGGAACGAAAAAAGAGAACGCATCTTCTCAGAAGGCTTTCAGCTAAAAAGAGATTTCACTTCGATGCTAACTTTGAAGGGCAAACTCGTCCGGTTCTTTTTGAAGAAGCTGAGAAAGAGGGTCTGATCTTTGGATGGAGTGATAATTATGTTCGAATTGCTCTCCCCTTTAATCCTCGTTTAGTAAATACTATCCAGGACATCACTTTTGATAGCTACGCTCATGATGGATACTATTTGGGACAGCTAAATGAAGCTGTTCTCGAAGAAGAAAAAGCAATTGCTGAGATTATTGGTTAA
- a CDS encoding uracil-DNA glycosylase: MADHNPKDIIERTQRFLKQQREIFGDFNVDSSLITPENSNTDFENNKEQQSETLANEEQVLTDLSPPVALDTSLSQQDLIANCSTLEELRALCETAEELRTDLENTNLVFGVGNPDADLMIVGEAPGMNEDLQGEPFVGKAGQLLDKIMGAIDFKRSDIYIANILKHRPPNNRDPKPEERQRSLPYLLRQIEIVNPKLILCVGRISATTLLGKDLSLKQMRQKYHAFLERELMVTYHPAALLRNPQWKRPTWEDVQMLRARYTELGGKS, translated from the coding sequence ATGGCTGATCATAATCCCAAAGATATCATTGAACGAACCCAGCGTTTCCTGAAACAGCAGCGGGAAATTTTTGGCGATTTCAATGTGGATAGCTCTTTGATAACTCCAGAAAACTCAAATACTGATTTTGAGAACAACAAAGAACAACAGTCAGAAACTTTAGCCAATGAAGAACAAGTACTTACTGACCTCAGCCCTCCTGTAGCCCTCGACACAAGCCTGAGCCAGCAGGACTTAATTGCTAATTGTTCCACTTTAGAAGAATTAAGAGCCTTATGTGAAACAGCAGAAGAACTTCGAACAGATTTAGAAAATACCAACTTGGTTTTTGGAGTTGGAAACCCTGATGCCGATCTCATGATTGTTGGTGAAGCTCCCGGAATGAATGAAGACCTACAAGGGGAACCATTTGTTGGAAAAGCCGGTCAACTCCTTGATAAGATCATGGGAGCCATAGACTTTAAGCGCTCCGATATCTATATCGCTAATATTTTAAAGCACCGGCCTCCGAATAATAGGGATCCCAAACCTGAAGAAAGACAGCGCAGTCTCCCCTATTTACTCCGACAAATTGAGATCGTAAATCCTAAGCTCATTTTATGTGTCGGAAGAATATCAGCTACCACACTTTTAGGAAAAGATCTTTCACTAAAACAGATGAGACAAAAGTATCACGCCTTTCTTGAACGAGAATTGATGGTAACCTATCACCCGGCTGCGCTTCTTAGAAATCCTCAATGGAAGCGACCGACCTGGGAAGACGTGCAAATGCTTCGTGCCAGATATACTGAGCTGGGCGGCAAATCTTGA
- a CDS encoding M28 family peptidase gives MLLSYHITQLLMTKTLLFSLLVLFASIDLRAQVLPYAKEVVKSLSSEDFHGRGYVHDGDKIAADFIRNEFRRFGLKSFTNDYYQTFSIPINTFPGAIELIVDGDTLSPGVDFLVNYWSPSIQGEFHAFHASNFDLSSLGSLRGVLRDSRGKVLVLNQDDEERKREISEESESLIKEAKDFLRFHPQNSVSATLFIENELSGWNNSTRQLGKPSIVVVDSILKKMIERVEFNIEAEFIENYTTQNVIGYLDGENNDSTIVIIAHYDHFGRMGTALFPGANDNASGTAMMLSLARHFSENTPKYRTVFIAFGAEEIGLIGSKYFVQNPLFDLTSIKFLMNFDLAGTGDEGIQVVNGSVYRKQFDRLRNINNEFELLPQVKIRGAACNSDHCAFDEVNVPGFYIYTLGGIRAYHDVFDRYETLPFTEFEDYHQLMVRFLEGM, from the coding sequence ATGCTCCTATCTTACCACATAACCCAGCTCCTGATGACGAAGACGCTCCTTTTTAGTCTTTTAGTCCTTTTTGCTTCTATTGATTTAAGAGCTCAGGTTCTGCCCTATGCCAAGGAAGTTGTCAAAAGTCTCAGTTCCGAAGATTTTCATGGACGGGGTTATGTTCATGATGGAGATAAAATAGCCGCAGATTTCATTAGAAATGAATTCCGGCGGTTTGGGCTAAAGTCTTTTACGAATGACTATTACCAAACATTCTCTATTCCGATTAACACCTTTCCGGGAGCCATTGAGCTAATTGTAGATGGTGATACTCTTTCACCAGGAGTGGATTTCCTTGTAAACTATTGGTCCCCCTCTATTCAGGGTGAATTTCATGCGTTTCATGCTTCCAACTTTGATCTTAGTTCCTTAGGCTCGTTGAGAGGAGTTCTCAGAGATTCAAGAGGGAAAGTTTTGGTATTAAATCAAGATGATGAAGAAAGAAAAAGAGAGATTTCGGAAGAATCTGAATCATTAATTAAAGAAGCGAAAGACTTTTTAAGATTTCACCCACAAAACTCTGTTTCTGCTACCCTTTTTATTGAGAATGAGTTGTCTGGATGGAACAACTCTACCAGGCAGTTGGGCAAACCTTCAATTGTTGTAGTTGATAGTATCCTCAAAAAAATGATTGAAAGAGTCGAATTTAATATTGAAGCAGAGTTTATCGAAAATTATACCACCCAAAATGTAATCGGGTACCTTGATGGAGAGAACAATGATTCGACAATTGTAATCATCGCTCATTACGATCATTTCGGAAGAATGGGTACTGCTTTATTTCCTGGAGCAAACGATAATGCAAGTGGTACAGCCATGATGTTAAGTCTTGCTCGTCACTTTTCCGAGAATACCCCAAAATATCGGACAGTCTTTATCGCTTTCGGTGCGGAAGAAATTGGTCTTATTGGCTCCAAATACTTCGTTCAGAACCCATTATTTGATCTTACTTCTATTAAGTTTCTGATGAATTTTGATTTGGCGGGTACAGGAGATGAGGGTATTCAGGTAGTAAACGGATCTGTTTATCGAAAGCAATTCGATCGTTTAAGAAACATCAACAATGAATTTGAATTACTTCCTCAGGTTAAAATAAGAGGTGCCGCCTGCAATAGTGATCATTGTGCATTTGATGAGGTAAATGTTCCCGGATTTTATATTTATACCCTTGGAGGTATCAGAGCTTATCATGATGTATTTGATCGATATGAAACCCTACCCTTCACTGAGTTTGAGGATTATCACCAGCTAATGGTGAGGTTTTTGGAAGGAATGTGA
- a CDS encoding T9SS C-terminal target domain-containing protein: protein MKKLSLLLGVFMLFSHLIYAQNTKYNVVVYVQPDSLELPNDRNEISNVSDLARSSKGLYTRLSALNMNKISKTFSEFSSRDTVEITPDGRKIKRMDLSRVFTLSFNSEKKALEAIEALSGAKGVLFAEPDWGITPSTIIEMPNDDEVPDQWHLNNTGQNGGTVDADIDAFEAWQEYDGDGTVKVAIIDTGIDDNQIDLSGKTTGDDPPNSAFSNCRLIYSHGTHIGGLVGAKIGAGAVRGVNSNAQLISKNIYNESCNPVSSIGASGIFNKIIQAKNEGASVINFSSNSSGPITLLNEAFAYSYKYGLINVNSMGNIGPGENQNSSSPEYPAASFGHALIQVGSTDRSDIISNFSRTGAHIDLVAPGEDILSTWTFSNLDDPVIQSGTSQAARIVSGAAALLFEYGYQEIPKYLFNDDIQQLLKISADKVEGMDGSNFTPEYGYGRLNIKNAIDQLQSPYILNHHTATGGTTYSSTGYYSHVFYGVPGLADGPYLVRRYEVRKNISFSYMSEAHVWGRGVASNGWTLSNPNYGIGYTDVINVTNTSATLRSYVYFVKSIDGISTIGWVPQHPSNVSFGYTVHGIQGTPPAPAPSVTVNGPTNLFQGTTGTFTANIASGTGTPPFSYTWYHKNDNSTYWSQVFGVTGNTYVHTAGAPNGGRVKVVVNDAASKSDEDEHYFTIIGGFGGEIVDKKSLPEEFDLLNNYPNPFNPSTEITYALPEQSEIEISVYNVMGQKISTLINAQQNAGFHTVTFDGNNLANGLYIARLTVQSRGNRAIVKEIKMQLIK from the coding sequence ATGAAAAAACTATCCCTACTTTTAGGTGTATTTATGCTCTTCTCACACCTAATTTATGCACAAAACACTAAATATAATGTAGTAGTATATGTTCAACCTGATTCTTTGGAACTTCCGAATGATAGGAATGAGATAAGCAATGTTTCAGACTTAGCAAGGTCTTCAAAAGGCTTGTACACCCGGCTTTCAGCTTTAAACATGAATAAAATCTCAAAAACTTTTTCCGAATTTTCTTCTAGGGATACTGTGGAGATTACTCCCGATGGTAGGAAGATCAAAAGAATGGATTTATCGAGAGTATTTACCTTGTCCTTTAATTCTGAAAAGAAAGCATTAGAAGCAATAGAAGCTCTCTCAGGTGCTAAGGGGGTTCTTTTCGCTGAACCAGACTGGGGAATTACTCCGAGTACAATAATTGAGATGCCAAATGATGATGAAGTTCCTGATCAATGGCATTTAAATAATACTGGCCAAAATGGTGGTACAGTAGATGCTGACATTGACGCATTTGAAGCATGGCAAGAATATGACGGAGATGGAACAGTTAAAGTCGCCATCATTGATACGGGTATTGATGATAATCAAATTGACTTGTCGGGCAAGACAACAGGAGATGATCCTCCGAATAGTGCTTTTAGTAACTGTAGGCTGATATATTCACATGGAACACATATAGGGGGGTTAGTTGGTGCAAAAATTGGAGCAGGAGCCGTACGAGGGGTAAACAGTAATGCCCAACTGATTTCAAAGAATATTTACAATGAATCATGCAACCCGGTTAGTTCTATCGGAGCCAGCGGAATTTTTAACAAGATTATCCAGGCAAAAAATGAAGGTGCAAGTGTCATTAATTTTAGCTCAAACTCTAGTGGCCCCATCACATTATTGAATGAAGCATTTGCCTATTCATATAAGTATGGGTTAATCAATGTGAATTCAATGGGCAATATAGGCCCTGGAGAAAACCAAAATTCTTCAAGCCCGGAGTACCCGGCAGCCTCTTTTGGTCATGCGTTAATACAGGTGGGTTCAACGGATAGATCTGATATAATATCAAATTTCTCAAGGACTGGAGCTCATATTGATTTGGTTGCTCCGGGTGAAGACATTTTGTCTACTTGGACCTTTTCAAACCTGGATGATCCTGTTATACAATCCGGAACCTCACAGGCAGCGCGCATTGTTTCTGGTGCCGCAGCCCTCCTTTTTGAATATGGGTACCAGGAAATCCCAAAGTACTTATTTAACGATGATATTCAACAACTTCTAAAAATAAGTGCCGATAAAGTTGAGGGGATGGATGGAAGTAATTTTACTCCTGAATATGGATACGGCAGGTTGAATATCAAAAATGCCATTGATCAACTACAATCGCCTTATATATTAAATCATCATACAGCTACAGGTGGGACTACTTATTCCTCCACAGGTTATTACTCACATGTTTTCTACGGTGTACCTGGACTAGCAGACGGCCCCTACTTAGTTAGACGTTATGAAGTACGGAAAAATATTTCTTTTTCATATATGAGTGAAGCTCATGTTTGGGGAAGAGGAGTTGCCTCAAATGGTTGGACACTCTCTAATCCTAATTACGGAATTGGATATACTGATGTAATAAATGTTACAAATACTTCAGCTACACTTAGATCATATGTTTATTTCGTAAAATCAATTGATGGAATTTCGACAATAGGTTGGGTTCCGCAACATCCTTCTAATGTATCATTTGGTTACACCGTGCATGGAATTCAAGGAACTCCCCCTGCTCCGGCACCTAGTGTTACTGTTAACGGACCAACTAATCTATTTCAGGGAACTACCGGAACATTTACTGCAAATATTGCTTCTGGTACTGGAACACCTCCCTTTAGCTATACTTGGTACCATAAAAATGATAATTCAACCTATTGGTCTCAAGTGTTTGGAGTTACGGGTAATACCTATGTTCATACTGCAGGTGCTCCAAATGGAGGACGAGTAAAAGTAGTTGTAAATGATGCTGCTTCTAAATCAGATGAGGACGAACATTATTTCACAATTATAGGAGGTTTTGGAGGAGAAATCGTAGATAAGAAATCACTTCCTGAAGAATTTGACTTACTCAATAATTACCCTAACCCATTTAATCCTAGTACTGAAATAACCTATGCACTCCCTGAACAATCAGAGATTGAAATATCAGTTTATAATGTAATGGGCCAAAAAATATCTACTTTAATTAACGCACAACAGAACGCCGGTTTCCATACTGTTACTTTTGATGGAAATAATTTAGCCAATGGTTTGTACATAGCAAGATTGACTGTTCAATCAAGGGGTAATAGAGCGATTGTTAAAGAAATTAAGATGCAATTAATTAAATGA